From Panicum hallii strain FIL2 chromosome 2, PHallii_v3.1, whole genome shotgun sequence, a single genomic window includes:
- the LOC112882069 gene encoding cadmium/zinc-transporting ATPase HMA3-like isoform X1 produces MMGGAGRPAGAPEAAELEERLLPLAAPGIGDVDGGGGRRRGKWEKTYLDVLGVCCSAEVALVERLLAPIDGVRAVTVVVPSRTVIVEHDPAAVSQSRIVKALNKAGLEASVRAYGSSGVVGRWPSPYILASGALLLASFLAPLLPPLRWLALAAACAGAPPMLLRAFAAATRLALDINVLMVVAVAGAAALGDYAEAGAIVFLFTTAEWLETLACAKAGAGMSSLMSTIPPRVVLAGTGEVVSLRDVKVGAVVAVRAGEVVPIDGVVVDGQSEVDESSLTGESFPVPKQPPSEVWAGTINLDGYIAVRTTALAENSTVAKMERLVEAAQNSRSKTQRLIDSCSKYYTPAVVALAASVALVPLLLGAQDMKRWFQLALVLLVSACPCALVLSTPVATFCALLRAARMGVLIKGGDILESLGGIRVAAFDKTGTITKGEFSIDGFHVVGDKAEMSQLLYWVSSIESKSSHPMAAALVEYAQSKSVQPNPEKVTEFRIYPGEGIYGEINGRHVYIGNRRIMARSSCQTVSEIDGVNVASIGYVVCDGDLVGSFSLSDDCRTGAAEAIRELRSMGIKSVMLTGDSRSAAMRAQEQLGGAMEELHSELLPADKVGLVGDLKGRDGPTLMVGDGLNDAPALAMADVGVTMGLSGSAAAMETSHATLMSSDILRVPAAVRLGRRARRTIAANLAASVAAKAAVAALAVAWRPVLWAAVLADVGTCLLVVLHSMTLLREPGTARRGSRKEDEACRATARSLAMRSQLAGASSTATASAGAPGGGTNGCHCCQKPTSRSFEQAHSVVIDIPAASSAGHQELQVPRTAAANGNAGGCCSTGRACGASTVTSGTRAPRKCCARKEDGSRVSVNTACCSNGGGSRDSPKKTGQGCRDARCCSGGT; encoded by the exons ATGATGGGTGGTGCCGGGAGGCCGGCGGGGGCGCCGGAAGCCGCCGAGCTCGAGGAGAGGCTGCTCCCGCTGGCGGCGCCGGGGATCGGAGAtgttgacggcggcggcgggaggaggagggggaagtGGGAGAAGACGTACCTGGACGTGCTGGGCGTGTGCTGCTCCGCGGAGGTGGCCCTCGTCGAGCGGCTGCTGGCGCCGATCGACGGCGTGAGGGCGGTCACCGTCGTCGTCCCCTCCCGCACCGTCATCGTCGAGCACGACCCCGCCGCCGTCTCCCAGTCCCGCATCG TGAAGGCTCTGAACAAGGCCGGCCTGGAGGCCTCGGTGCGCGCGTACGGCAGCAGCGGGGTCGTCGGCCGGTGGCCCAGCCCGTACATCCTCGCCAGCGGCGCCCTCCTCCTCGCGTCCTTCCTCGCGCCGCTCCTGCCCCCGCTGCGCTGGCTGGCCCTGGCGGCGGCCTgcgccggcgcgccgccgaTGCTGCTCAGGGCGTTCGCCGCGGCCACCAGGCTCGCCCTCGACATCAACGTGCTCATGGTCGTGGCCGtggcgggcgccgccgcgctcgGGGACTACGCGGAGGCCGGCGCCATCGTCTTCCTCTTCACCACCGCCGAGTGGCTCGAGACGCTGGCGTGTGCCAAGGCCGGCGCCGGGATGTCGTCGCTGATGAGCACGATCCCGCCCAGGGTCGTGCTCGCCGGGACGGGGGAGGTCGTCAGCCTGCGCGACGTCAAGGTAGGCGCCGTCGTCGCGGTCAGGGCAGGGGAGGTGGTGCCGATCGACGGCGTGGTGGTCGACGGGCAGAGCGAGGTCGACGAGAGCAGCCTCACCGGCGAGTCCTTCCCGGTGCCAAAGCAGCCGCCGTCGGAGGTCTGGGCCGGCACCATCAACCTGGACG GTTACATTGCCGTGAGGACAACTGCTCTGGCCGAGAACTCCACGGTGGCCAAGATGGAGAGGCTGGTGGAGGCGGCGCAGAACAGCCGGTCCAAGACGCAGCGGCTCATCGATTCTTGCTCAAAGTACTACACACCCG CCGTGGTTGCTCTTGCAGCAAGTGTGGCTCTTGTCCCCCTGCTGCTGGGAGCACAGGACATGAAACGTTGGTTTCAGCTGGCTCTGGTGCTTCTGGTGAGCGCGTGCCCGTGCGCGCTGGTCCTGTCGACGCCGGTCGCCACGTTCTGTGCGCTCCTGAGGGCGGCGAGGATGGGGGTGCTCATCAAGGGAGGGGACATTCTTGAATCGTTGGGCGGGATCAGGGTTGCGGCATTCGACAAGACGGGAACTATCACCAAGGGGGAGTTCAGCATCGATGGATTCCATGTGGTTGGGGACAAGGCTGAAATGAGCCAGCTTCTTTACTG GGTGTCTAGCATTGAGAGCAAATCAAGCCACCCAATGGCAGCTGCACTTGTTGAGTACGCTCAGTCCAAATCCGTCCAGCCAAACCCGGAAAAAGTCACTGAATTTCGCATCTATCCCGGGGAGGGCATCTATGGGGAGATCAATGGCAGACATGTCTACATTGGAAACAGAAGGATCATGGCAAGGTCCTCATGCCAAACAG TCTCTGAAATTGATGGTGTCAATGTCGCATCGATCGGCTATGTGGTCTGCGACGGTGATCTCGTGGGGTCGTTTTCGCTCTCCGACGACTGCCGgacgggcgcggcggaggcgatcCGGGAGCTGAGATCAATGGGCATCAAGTCGGTGATGCTGACGGGGGACAGCAGGTCGGCGGCCATGCGCGCGCAGGAGCAGCTAGGCGGCGCCATGGAGGAGCTCCACTCGGAGCTCCTCCCGGCAGACAAGGTCGGGCTCGTCGGCGACCTCAAGGGGAGGGACGGGCCGACGCTGATGGTCGGCGACGGCCTGAACGACGCCCCCGCGCTGGCCATGGCGGACGTGGGCGTAACCATGGGCCTGTCCGGCTCGGCGGCCGCCATGGAGACCAGCCACGCGACGCTCATGTCCAGCGACATCCTCAGGGTGCCCGCGGCCGTCCGGCTCGGGAGGCGCGCCCGCCGGACCATCGCCGCCAACTTGGCCGCCTCCGTGGCCGCGaaggccgccgtcgccgcgctggCCGTCGCGTGGCGCCCCGTGCTGTGGGCGGCCGTGCTCGCCGACGTCGGGACGTGCCTGCTCGTCGTCCTCCACAGCATGACGCTGCTGAGGGAGCCAGGGACGGCGCGGAGGGGCAGCAGGAAGGAGGACGAGGCGTGCCGCGCCACGGCGAGGTCGCTGGCCATGAGGTCCCAGCTCGCCGGAGCATCAAGCACGGCAACCGCAAGTGCCGGAGCACCAGGTGGCGGAACTAACGGCTGCCATTGCTGTCAGAAGCCAACAAGCAGGTCGTTTGAGCAAGCGCACTCGGTCGTGATCGACATACCGGCGGCATCATCTGCTGGGCACCAAGAACTCCAGGTTCctcgcacggcggcggcgaacggCAACGCCGGTGGATGTTGCAGCACCGGCAGAGCATGTGGTGCTTCCACGGTGACTTCTGGAACTCGGGCGCCCCGAAAATGTTGTGCCCGTAAAGAAGACGGCTCCCGTGTTAGTGTAAACACAGCCTGCTGCAGCAATGGAGGAGGTTCGCGTGATTCTCCTAAGAAGACAGGGCAAGGTTGCAGGGATGCAAGGTGCTGCTCTGGTGGTACATGA
- the LOC112880806 gene encoding cadmium/zinc-transporting ATPase HMA3-like: protein MPGPAVEAAAARGGGDHDGGRRKAAAWEKTYLDVLGICCTAEVALVERLLSPIDGVRAVTVVVPSRTVIVEHDAAAVSQLHIVKVLNKAGLEASIRAYGSGGARRWPSPFIVACGALLAASFFAPLLPTLGWLALAAACVGSQPMLLRAFAAAGNLTMDINIFMLIAVAGAVALGNYTEAGAIVFLFTVAEWLETLACTKASAGMLSLMSAVPKHVVLAEMGQVVGMRDVGVGTVVAVKAGEVVPVDGVVVGGQSEVDESSLTGESFPVPKQPQSEVWAGTMNLDGYIAVRTTALAENSTVAKMERLVEEAQNSRSKTQRLIDSCSKYYTPAVVVVAAGVVLVPLLLGAHDLKQWFQLSLVLLVSACPCALVLSTPVATFCALLRAARMGLLIKGGNILESLGEVRIAAFDKTGTITRGEFSISAFHVVGNKVEMDQLLYWVSSMESKSSHPMAAALVEYSQTKSIRPEPENVTEFHIYHGEGIYGVISGKHIYIGNKKIMARSSCQEHRIQAVQEMDDHKGVSIGHVICDGDLVGLFSLSDDCRTGAAKAIKELRSMGIKSVMLTGDSAAAAKHAQEQLGGVLEELHSELLPEDKVRLIAKLKATAGATLMVGDGMNDAPALAMADVGLSMGLSGSAAAVETSHATLMSSDILRVPRAVRLGRRTRRTIAANVAFSIGAKAAVLVLTVAWRPVLWVAVLADVGTCLLVVLHSMLLLRDAAAARRACCGGAPSKAHACCGASKSMACCSTAMSPTARSSHLAGAPNAKGPGDNDCHCCQKQCKPPEHSVVITIPAQAVAEHRKEAHAHSMAGEGGGCCGGGASSAAAPAICAPHGNGEDEVCIIISARTSCSSKARSRCGSPKVAGCKDAVCCSGGKDSISSPLVC, encoded by the exons ATGCCGGGACCGgccgtggaggcggcggcggccaggggcggcggagACCACGACGGCGGCCGCAGGAAGGCGGCCGCGTGGGAGAAGACGTACCTGGATGTCCTCGGCATCTGCTGCACCGCCGAGGTCGCGCTCGTCGAGCGCCTCCTGTCGCCGATCGACGGCGTGAGGGCGGTCACCGTCGTCGTCCCCTCCCGGACCGTCATCGTCGAGCACGACGCTGCCGCCGTCTCCCAGCTCCACATTG TGAAGGTCCTCAACAAGGCGGGCCTCGAGGCCTCGATCCGAGCctacggcagcggcggcgcccgccGGTGGCCCAGCCCGTTCATCGTCGCCTGCGGCGCCCTGCTCGCCGCGTCCTTCTTCGCGCCGCTCCTGCCCACGCTGGGGTggctggcgctggcggcggcctgCGTCGGCTCCCAGCCGATGCTGCTCAGGGCGTTCGCCGCGGCGGGCAACCTCACCATGGACATCAACATCTTCATGCTCATCGCGGTGGCCGGCGCCGTCGCGCTCGGCAACTACACGGAGGCCGGCGCCATCGTCTTCCTCTTCACCGTCGCCGAGTGGCTGGAGACCCTGGCGTGCACCAAGGCCAGCGCCGGGATGCTGTCGCTCATGTCCGCAGTTCCCAAGCACGTCGTGCTCGCCGAGATGGGCCAGGTCGTCGGCATGCGCGACGTCGGCGTGGGCACCGTCGTCGCGGTCAAGGCCGGTGAGGTGGTTCCGGTTGACGGCGTGGTTGTCGGCGGGCAGAGCGAGGTCGACGAGAGCAGCCTCACCGGCGAGTCCTTCCCGGTGCCAAAGCAACCGCAGTCGGAGGTCTGGGCCGGCACCATGAACTTGGACG GCTACATTGCCGTGAGGACAACTGCTCTGGCCGAGAACTCCACGGTGGCCAAGATGGAGAGGCTGGTTGAGGAGGCGCAGAACAGCCGGTCCAAGACGCAGCGGCTCATCGACTCGTGCTCAAAGTACTACACCCCTG CCGTGGTCGTCGTTGCAGCAGGGGTGGTTCTCGTGCCCTTGCTGCTGGGAGCTCATGACCTGAAGCAATGGTTCCAGCTGTCCCTGGTGCTGCTGGTGAGCGCGTGCCCGTGCGCGCTGGTCCTGTCGACGCCGGTCGCCACCTTCTGCGCGCTCCTCCGGGCGGCGAGGATGGGGCTCCTCATCAAGGGAGGTAACATTCTTGAGTCGCTGGGTGAGGTCAGGATTGCAGCGTTCGACAAGACCGGGACGATCACCAGAGGGGAGTTCAGCATCAGCGCATTCCATGTGGTTGGGAACAAGGTTGAAATGGATCAGCTTCTTTACTG GGTATCTAGCATGGAGAGCAAATCAAGCCATCCCATGGCTGCTGCACTTGTTGAGTACTCTCAGACCAAATCTATCCGGCCGGAGCCGGAAAACGTGACTGAATTCCACATCTATCATGGCGAGGGCATCTACGGCGTGATCAGTGGAAAACACATCTACATTGGAAACAAAAAGATCATGGCAAGGTCCTCATGCCAAGAAC ACCGTATACAAGCTGTCCAAGAAATGGATGATCACAAAGGTGTGTCCATCGGTCACGTGATCTGCGACGGCGATCTCGTCGGGCTGTTTTCGCTCTCCGATGACTGCAGAACCGGGGCAGCGAAGGCGATCAAGGAGCTGAGATCCATGGGGATCAAGTCGGTGATGCTCACCGGGGACAGCGCGGCCGCGGCCAAGCACGCGCAGGAGCAGCTCGGCGGCGTCCTGGAGGAGCTCCACTCCGAGCTCCTCCCGGAGGACAAGGTCCGTCTCATCGCAAAGCTCAAGGCGACCGCCGGGGCCACGCTGATGGTCGGCGACGGCATGAACGACGCCCCGGCGCTGGCCATGGCGGACGTGGGGCTTTCCATGGGCCTGTCCGGGTCCGCCGCGGCCGTGGAGACCAGCCACGCCACGCTCATGTCCAGCGACATCCTCCGGGTCCCCAGGGCCGTCCGGCTCGGGCGGCGCACCCGCCGGACCATCGCCGCGAACGTGGCCTTCTCCATCGGCGCCAAGGCCGCCGTCCTCGTGCTCACCGTCGCGTGGCGGCCCGTGCTGTGGGTGGCCGTGCTCGCCGACGTCGGGACGTGCCTGCTCGTCGTGCTGCACAGCATGCTGCTGCTGAGggacgccgccgcggcgaggCGGGCGTGCTGCGGCGGGGCGCCCAGCAAGGCGCACGCGTGCTGCGGGGCGTCCAAGTCCATGGCGTGCTGCTCGACGGCGAtgtcgccgacggcgaggtcgtcccacctcgccggagcgccgAACGCCAAGGGACCGGGTGACAACGACTGCCACTGCTGCCAGAAGCAATGCAAGCCGCCCGAGCACTCCGTCGTGATCACCATACCAGCGCAAGCCGTCGCTGAGCACAGAAAGGAGGCGCATGCTCACTCGATGGCGGGGGAAGGCGGGGgatgctgcggcggcggcgcctcgtCCGCGGCGGCGCCAGCGATCTGCGCGCCGCACGGGAACGGTGAGGATGAGGTGTGCATTATCATTAGCGCGAGGACGTCCTGCAGTAGCAAGGCCAGGAGTAGGTGCGGCTCGCCCAAGGTTGCGGGCTGCAAGGATGCAGTGTGTTGCTCCGGCGGTAAAGATAGCATCTCGTCACCCCTCGTCTGCTGA
- the LOC112882069 gene encoding cadmium/zinc-transporting ATPase HMA3-like isoform X2: protein MLLRAFAAATRLALDINVLMVVAVAGAAALGDYAEAGAIVFLFTTAEWLETLACAKAGAGMSSLMSTIPPRVVLAGTGEVVSLRDVKVGAVVAVRAGEVVPIDGVVVDGQSEVDESSLTGESFPVPKQPPSEVWAGTINLDGYIAVRTTALAENSTVAKMERLVEAAQNSRSKTQRLIDSCSKYYTPAVVALAASVALVPLLLGAQDMKRWFQLALVLLVSACPCALVLSTPVATFCALLRAARMGVLIKGGDILESLGGIRVAAFDKTGTITKGEFSIDGFHVVGDKAEMSQLLYWVSSIESKSSHPMAAALVEYAQSKSVQPNPEKVTEFRIYPGEGIYGEINGRHVYIGNRRIMARSSCQTVSEIDGVNVASIGYVVCDGDLVGSFSLSDDCRTGAAEAIRELRSMGIKSVMLTGDSRSAAMRAQEQLGGAMEELHSELLPADKVGLVGDLKGRDGPTLMVGDGLNDAPALAMADVGVTMGLSGSAAAMETSHATLMSSDILRVPAAVRLGRRARRTIAANLAASVAAKAAVAALAVAWRPVLWAAVLADVGTCLLVVLHSMTLLREPGTARRGSRKEDEACRATARSLAMRSQLAGASSTATASAGAPGGGTNGCHCCQKPTSRSFEQAHSVVIDIPAASSAGHQELQVPRTAAANGNAGGCCSTGRACGASTVTSGTRAPRKCCARKEDGSRVSVNTACCSNGGGSRDSPKKTGQGCRDARCCSGGT from the exons aTGCTGCTCAGGGCGTTCGCCGCGGCCACCAGGCTCGCCCTCGACATCAACGTGCTCATGGTCGTGGCCGtggcgggcgccgccgcgctcgGGGACTACGCGGAGGCCGGCGCCATCGTCTTCCTCTTCACCACCGCCGAGTGGCTCGAGACGCTGGCGTGTGCCAAGGCCGGCGCCGGGATGTCGTCGCTGATGAGCACGATCCCGCCCAGGGTCGTGCTCGCCGGGACGGGGGAGGTCGTCAGCCTGCGCGACGTCAAGGTAGGCGCCGTCGTCGCGGTCAGGGCAGGGGAGGTGGTGCCGATCGACGGCGTGGTGGTCGACGGGCAGAGCGAGGTCGACGAGAGCAGCCTCACCGGCGAGTCCTTCCCGGTGCCAAAGCAGCCGCCGTCGGAGGTCTGGGCCGGCACCATCAACCTGGACG GTTACATTGCCGTGAGGACAACTGCTCTGGCCGAGAACTCCACGGTGGCCAAGATGGAGAGGCTGGTGGAGGCGGCGCAGAACAGCCGGTCCAAGACGCAGCGGCTCATCGATTCTTGCTCAAAGTACTACACACCCG CCGTGGTTGCTCTTGCAGCAAGTGTGGCTCTTGTCCCCCTGCTGCTGGGAGCACAGGACATGAAACGTTGGTTTCAGCTGGCTCTGGTGCTTCTGGTGAGCGCGTGCCCGTGCGCGCTGGTCCTGTCGACGCCGGTCGCCACGTTCTGTGCGCTCCTGAGGGCGGCGAGGATGGGGGTGCTCATCAAGGGAGGGGACATTCTTGAATCGTTGGGCGGGATCAGGGTTGCGGCATTCGACAAGACGGGAACTATCACCAAGGGGGAGTTCAGCATCGATGGATTCCATGTGGTTGGGGACAAGGCTGAAATGAGCCAGCTTCTTTACTG GGTGTCTAGCATTGAGAGCAAATCAAGCCACCCAATGGCAGCTGCACTTGTTGAGTACGCTCAGTCCAAATCCGTCCAGCCAAACCCGGAAAAAGTCACTGAATTTCGCATCTATCCCGGGGAGGGCATCTATGGGGAGATCAATGGCAGACATGTCTACATTGGAAACAGAAGGATCATGGCAAGGTCCTCATGCCAAACAG TCTCTGAAATTGATGGTGTCAATGTCGCATCGATCGGCTATGTGGTCTGCGACGGTGATCTCGTGGGGTCGTTTTCGCTCTCCGACGACTGCCGgacgggcgcggcggaggcgatcCGGGAGCTGAGATCAATGGGCATCAAGTCGGTGATGCTGACGGGGGACAGCAGGTCGGCGGCCATGCGCGCGCAGGAGCAGCTAGGCGGCGCCATGGAGGAGCTCCACTCGGAGCTCCTCCCGGCAGACAAGGTCGGGCTCGTCGGCGACCTCAAGGGGAGGGACGGGCCGACGCTGATGGTCGGCGACGGCCTGAACGACGCCCCCGCGCTGGCCATGGCGGACGTGGGCGTAACCATGGGCCTGTCCGGCTCGGCGGCCGCCATGGAGACCAGCCACGCGACGCTCATGTCCAGCGACATCCTCAGGGTGCCCGCGGCCGTCCGGCTCGGGAGGCGCGCCCGCCGGACCATCGCCGCCAACTTGGCCGCCTCCGTGGCCGCGaaggccgccgtcgccgcgctggCCGTCGCGTGGCGCCCCGTGCTGTGGGCGGCCGTGCTCGCCGACGTCGGGACGTGCCTGCTCGTCGTCCTCCACAGCATGACGCTGCTGAGGGAGCCAGGGACGGCGCGGAGGGGCAGCAGGAAGGAGGACGAGGCGTGCCGCGCCACGGCGAGGTCGCTGGCCATGAGGTCCCAGCTCGCCGGAGCATCAAGCACGGCAACCGCAAGTGCCGGAGCACCAGGTGGCGGAACTAACGGCTGCCATTGCTGTCAGAAGCCAACAAGCAGGTCGTTTGAGCAAGCGCACTCGGTCGTGATCGACATACCGGCGGCATCATCTGCTGGGCACCAAGAACTCCAGGTTCctcgcacggcggcggcgaacggCAACGCCGGTGGATGTTGCAGCACCGGCAGAGCATGTGGTGCTTCCACGGTGACTTCTGGAACTCGGGCGCCCCGAAAATGTTGTGCCCGTAAAGAAGACGGCTCCCGTGTTAGTGTAAACACAGCCTGCTGCAGCAATGGAGGAGGTTCGCGTGATTCTCCTAAGAAGACAGGGCAAGGTTGCAGGGATGCAAGGTGCTGCTCTGGTGGTACATGA
- the LOC112883214 gene encoding zinc transporter 8-like: MRPPCAALVLAAVAALLLLLLAPAARADDGGCGADGAAAARGGDLARARALKIAAFFSILVCGALGCCLPVLGRRVPALRADGDVFFLVKAFAAGVILATGIIHILPDAFEKLTSECLPAGGPWKDFPFAGFGAMVGAIGTLVVDTVATGYFTRLHFKDSAAAAATAAVSAAVVGDDVEKQQQQATAAAPHAGGSDDHEGHVHMHTHATHGHAHGSTALVAAVGGGEGDKEHALRHRVIAQVLELGIVVHSVIIGISLGASKDPSTIKPLVVALSFHQMFEGMGLGGCIVQAKFKLRSIVTMVLFFCLTTPVGILVGIGISSVYNEDSSTALVVEGILNSVAAGILIYMALVDLLAEDFMNPKVQSRGKLQLGINVSMLVGAGLMSMLAKWA, from the exons ATGAGGCCACCGTGCGCCGCGCTcgtcctcgccgccgtggcggcgctgctgctgctcctcctcgcgcccgccgcgcgcgccgacgACGGCGGGTGCGGTGCcgacggcgccgcggcggcgcggggcggcgaccTGGCGCGCGCCAGGGCGCTCAAGATCGCGGCGTTCTTCTCCATCCTCGTGTGCGGGGCGCTGGGGTGCTGCCTGCCCGTGCTGGGCCGCCGCGTGCCGGCGCTGCGGGCCGACGGCGACGTGTTCTTCCTCGTCAAGGCGTTCGCCGCGGGGGTCATCCTCGCCACGGGGATCATCCACATCCTCCCCGACGCCTTCGAGAAGCTCACCTCCGAGTGCCTCCCCGCCGGCGGGCCGTGGAAGGACTTTCCCTTCGCCGGGTTCGGGGCCATGGTCGGCGCCATCGGCACGCTCGTCGTCGACACCGTCGCCACGGGCTACTTCACGCGCCTCCACTTCaaggacagcgccgccgccgcggccaccgcTGCCGTTAGCGCCGCCGTCGTCGGGGACGACGtggagaagcagcagcagcaggcgacggcggcggcgccacacGCCGGAGGGAGCGACGATCACGAGGGTCACGTGCACATGCACACGCACGcgacgcacggccacgcgcaCGGCTCCACGGCGCTCGTGGccgccgtcggcggcggcgagggcgacaAGGAGCACGCGCTGCGCCACCGGGTCATCGCCCAG GTCTTGGAGCTTGGGATCGTGGTGCACTCGGTGATCATCGGCATCTCCCTCGGCGCATCGAAGGACCCGAGCACCATCAAGCCCCTGGTGGTCGccttgagcttccaccaaatgTTCGAGGGCATGGGCCTCGGCGGCTGCATCGTTCAG GCGAAGTTCAAGCTCCGGTCAATCGTGACAATGGTCCTCTTCTTCTGCCTGACGACGCCGGTGGGCATCCTCGTCGGCATCGGCATCTCGTCGGTCTACAACGAGGACAGCTCGACGGCGCTCGTCGTAGAGGGCATCCTCAACTCGGTCGCGGCGGGGATCCTGATCTACATGGCGCTCGTGGACCTCCTCGCCGAGGACTTCATGAACCCCAAGGTGCAGAGCAGGGGCAAGCTCCAGCTCGGCATCAACGTGTCCATGCTTGTCGGCGCCGGGCTCATGTCCATGCTGGCCAAGTGGGCCTAG
- the LOC112883215 gene encoding zinc transporter 8-like gives MRPPCAALVLAAVAALLLLLLAPAARADDGGCGADGAAAARGGDLARARALKIAAFFSILVCGALGCCLPVLGRRVPALRTDGDVFFLVKAFTAGVILATGFIHILPDAFEKLTSECLPAGGPWKDFPFAGFGAMVGAIGTLVVDTVATGYFTRLHFKDSAAAAATAAVSAAAVGDDVEKQQQATAAAPHAGGSDDHEGHVHMHTHATHGHAHGSTAMHKEHALRHRVIAQVLELGIVVHSVIIGISLGASKDPSTIKPLVVALSFHQMFEGMGLGGCIVQAKFKLWSIVTMVLFFCLTTPVGILVGIGISSVYNEDSPTALVMEGILNSVAAGILVYMALVDLLAEDFMNPKVQSRGKLQLGINVSMLVGVGLMSMLAKWA, from the exons ATGAGGCCACCGTGCGCCGCGCTcgtcctcgccgccgtggcggcgctgctgctcctcctcctcgcgcccgccgcgcgcgccgacgACGGCGGGTGCGGTGCcgacggcgccgcggcggcgcggggcggcgaccTGGCGCGCGCCAGGGCGCTCAAGATCGCGGCGTTCTTCTCCATCCTCGTGTGCGGGGCGCTGGGGTGCTGCCTGCCCGTGCTGGGCCGCCGCGTGCCGGCGCTGCGGACCGACGGCGACGTGTTCTTCCTCGTCAAGGCGTTCACCGCGGGGGTCATCCTCGCCACGGGGTTCATCCACATCCTCCCCGACGCCTTCGAGAAGCTCACCTCCGAGTGCCTCCCCGCCGGCGGGCCGTGGAAGGACTTTCCCTTCGCCGGGTTCGGGGCCATGGTCGGCGCCATCGGCACGCTCGTCGTCGACACCGTCGCCACGGGCTACTTCACGCGCCTCCACTTCaaggacagcgccgccgccgcggccaccgcGGCCGTGAGCGCCGCCGCTGTCGGGGACGACGTGgagaagcagcagcaggcgacggcggcggcgccgcacgCTGGAGGGAGCGACGATCACGAGGGTCACGTGCACATGCACACGCACGcgacgcacggccacgcgcaCGGCTCCACGGCCATGCACAAGGAGCACGCGCTGCGCCACCGGGTCATCGCCCAG GTCTTGGAGCTTGGGATCGTGGTGCACTCGGTGATCATCGGCATCTCCCTCGGCGCATCGAAGGACCCGAGCACCATCAAGCCCCTGGTGGTCGccttgagcttccaccaaatgTTCGAGGGCATGGGCCTCGGCGGCTGCATCGTTCAG GCAAAGTTCAAGCTCTGGTCAATCGTGACAATGGTCCTCTTCTTCTGCCTGACGACGCCGGTGGGCATCCTCGTCGGCATCGGCATCTCGTCGGTCTACAATGAGGACAGCCCGACGGCGCTCGTCATGGAGGGCATCCTCAACTCGGTCGCGGCGGGGATCCTGGTCTACATGGCGCTCGTGGACCTCCTCGCCGAGGACTTCATGAACCCCAAGGTGCAGAGCAGGGGCAAGCTCCAGCTCGGCATCAACGTGTCCATGCTCGTCGGCGTCGGGCTCATGTCCATGCTGGCCAAGTGGGCCTAG